CAGCAGGGCGGGCTCGTTCCCGTACAGCAGCTTGTAGGCGCTGTAGCTGCCGAGCACCTTCTTCACGTAGTCGCGCGTCTCCTCGAAGGCGATGTGCTCCACCCATTCGTCCAGCTCCGCCTGGGGCAGGGCCTGGCGCCAGCGCTCCACCGCGCGAGGGCCCGCGTTGTACGCGGCCACCGCGTAGGCCGTGTTGCCGCCGAACTGCTTGAGCAGCTGGCCCAGGTAGGCCGCGCCCAGCCGCACGTTCTGCGCGGGCTGGAGCAGCGTTGACTCACCCGCCAGGGGCACCTCCAGCGAGTCCGCCACCTGCCTCGCCGTGGCGGGCATGAGCTGGGCCAGGCCCAGCGCTCCCGTGGCGGAGCGTGCGCGCGGGTTGAAGCGGCTCTCCTCGCGGATGAGGCCCTGGAGCAGGTCCGGGTCCACTCGCGACGCCCGGCCGTAGCGCTCGATGAGGTTGCGGTAGGCGCGGGGCCACGTGGCCTCCCAGATGGGGCGGGACGCGGCACTCAGCGGGCCGTGCACCTCCTGGCGCAGGGAGGAGCGGGCCACCTGCCTCGCGGCCCGGCGCCGGCCCGTGCGCTGCACCGTCTGGTACAGCAGCCGCGCCGAGGACTCGGGCAGCGCGCGGGTGTCCACCGCGAGCAGCTCCTCCACCGAGCCGGGCAGCCCCAGCCGCAGCAGCTCCACGCCCGCCACGAAGCGCGCGTCCGCCTGGAGCGGGCCGGGCGCCAGCGGCCAGATTTCGGCGGGCTCCACCGGCTCGCCCGGCTCCACGGCCACGGCGCGCTCGACGGCGCCACGCGTGACCGGGCGGCCCGTGCCAGCAGCGGCAACGCCTACCGCGCTGTCCGGGCGCCCCGTGCCGGTGGAGGTACCTCCCGCGGAGCCACCCGTGCCGACGTAGACGAGGCCCGGAGTGCTCGAAGCACCGAGTCCGCCGCTGCCCGAGCCACTCGTGCCGGCGGAGGCAAGGCCTGGGGCGCTCACACCACCGGAGCCCCCTCCGGCGGCACCTGAGCCTCCAGTGCCGACGGAGGCAAGGCCTGGGGCACTCATGCCACCGGCCACTCCCGCGCTGCCAGGGCCACCGGAGGCCGCGGCGATGCCACCTGCTCCGCCCGCGCCACCGGTGCTCGCGGAGGCAGCGGAAGCAGCGGCGACGACTCCCACGGCGCCCGCCCCGCCGGTGCTCGCAGAGGCGACACCCGCCTTGCCGCCCGGGCCACCGCTACCGATGGAAGCAACGGCGGTGCTTCCCACTGCGCCCGCACCGCCGGTGCTCGCAGAGGCCACACCCGCCTTGCCCGAGCCACCCGTGCCCGCGGAGGCCACGGAGGCAGCTCCGGCGGAGACACCCGCGACGGCACCCAGAGTCACTCGCAGGCGAGCCATGCGCTCGGGCGCGAGCAGCGCCAGCCTCGAGCGGGCCAGCATCCCGTACCAGGCCGCCGGGCGCTCGACGGCGATGTGCTCGTAGCCGTCCAGCGCGGCGTTCGCGTTCGGCCCCGTCTCCTGCATGCGCGCCGTCCAGTAGCGCGCCCGCCACAGCGCCTCGTCGGTGCGCGCCGCCGCGGGCAGTGACTCCACCGCCTTCAGCGCGGTCAGCGCCGCGTCACGCTCATCCTTGCGGACATGCAGCCAGAAGGCCCGGAACAGCGCCTCCGAGGCGAAGTTGCCCGCCGGGTACCGCTTCGCCGTCTCCTCGTACCGCGCCATCGCCACGTCCGGCTGCCCGGTGCGCTGGAGGAACCACGCCTCGAAGAAGAGCGCGTCGTCCGCGTACCCGTGCTCCGGGTAGTCCCGCGCCAGCGTGGCGTAGGTCTGGATGGCCGCCTTCGGGTCCACCACCGACTGCGAGTACCCCAGCACGTAGAGCGCCAGCGGCCGCTGCTCCGGCGAGGTGCACTGCTCCACCATCGGCGCCAGCACCTGGATGGCCCGGCGGTGCTGCCGCTCCTTGCGCAGCGCCCGGCCGTACGTGAGGTGCGCGCGGCACGCCAGCTCGTCCGGCATCGACACGTGCGGCAGCACCCCGTTCAACAGCTCCATGCCCGCGTGGTTGCGGTGCAGCTCCACCAGCGCCTCGGCGCGGCGCACCCGCCACTTGATGGGCAGCGGCAGGCCCTTGAGCCGCTGGGCGGCACGCTGCGCCTCGCGCGACAGCGGGCTGGTGGCCCACACCTCCAGCAGCGCGCGGTGCTCCGCGTTGTACTGCCCCTGCGCGCGCGCCAGGTCACAGATGGCCAGCAGCGCCTTCATCCGGAGCGCGTCCGGACCGCGCGACTGGCGGCTGTCGATGAGCTCCTGCAATGCAGCGAGCGCACCGGAGATGTCCCGCTTGCGCTGGAGCACCTTCGACAGGCTGAAGCGTGCCTCCGGGTAGAGGGGCGAGCCCGGGCTCACCGCCCGGTACTGCTCCGCCGCCAGCTCCAGCCGGCGCAGCCGCTCGTTGGCGTGGGCCGCCCTCAGCAGACAGTGGTCCCGCAGGGCGGGGTAGTCACCGGACAGCGCCGCGAACTCCTCGGCCGCGACGGCGAAGTCCCCCATCCGCAGGGCCGCCTGTGCCAGGAGGAAGCGGACCTGCGGCGTGGCCGTCCCCTGGGCCAGCAGCGCCCGCGCCTTCTTGTAGCGGCCGCGGTCGAACTCCCACTTCGCCTTCGCGAGCGTCCCGTCCGCGAAGTACGGCGTCAGCTGCTCCGGCCCGAAGACCTCCGCGGACTCCGCGCCCGCGCTGGGCTGCGCCGCCGGCGTGTCCAGCAGCGCCTCGAGCTGCTCCTCCGAGAGCACCTCGCCAGGGCCTTCCTCCACGGACTCCTGCGCCCACGTGGGGCCCGCCCACAGCACGCCCGCGCACGTCAGGAACACCACCGCGCCTGCTCGAAGCCCGTCCATACCCGCCCTCTTCAGAAAATCTGGGCGACTATGGATTGTCACTGCCGGTGGGAACGGGACTGCCCTGCCTGACGACTTTTTTGCTCACGTCATCCAGGCGATATCGGCGCGACGCCCCTCCCGGAGCGGATGCACGAAACTCAACGGCTCGCGGACGCGGACGTGGGCGCGACTGGGAGTGAGTGGCCGGTGGGACCACCCGTCCGGCCGCCACGGCTGAAATCCGCACCGCCCACGTTCCGGGCCCCGCACCGTGATGCCTCCTGCAATCCGGCAACCGTACGCACGGGGTGTGCGACAACCCCCTGTCGGGCGAAGACCCGGAGCGAGCTCCGTTCATCCCCCGCTGGCCTACAAGTGAGGACACCACGATGAAGACCGCAACCGTGCTGGCAGCCCTGGGATGCATCGCCGTGAGCGCAGGAGGATGTGGCGGGGACTCGCAGACCCTGGGAGCGGGAACGGGCCTGGAGTTGGAGGACGGCATCCTCAGCGTCGCGTACGGCGACGGGCCGGGCAAGGCCGTGGAGGGCAACGACCCGCGACTCACCGACGCGCGTCCTCCCCTGCCCGGTAGCGGCGGCTACATCCAGAATGGGACGGAGCCCCAGGACGCCTCGTTCTCGCTCGCGGGAACGGGCAGCACGAATGGCCGGCTGACGACGAAGGCCAGCCTGCTCGTCGATGCGGCCACGGCCATTGACGACTCGACGGCCCTGCTCCGCGTCCAGAACACCGCGCCGCTCGGCGGGACCGAGTGGCTCAAGCAACCGCTCTTCATCGTGGACTCGGCGGGCGGCCTGCTGGCGCGAGGAGAGCTGGGCTTCGGGAAGATTCCCATGACGGGCAAGGGCCTGCGGCTCATGTGGCACCCGTTCAAGGCCGCGTTCCGCGCCGGCTCCGCCGAAGACCAGTGGGATGAGGCCAACGTGGGCTTCTACTCCTGGGCGGGAGGCAACCAGACCACGGCGAGCGCGTTCGGCTCCTTCGCCTTCGGGGACCAGTGCTCCACGAGTGGCACGGCCGCGGCGTGCTTCGGCAGCAGCAACCAGGCCAGCGGGACGGCGAGCTTCACCTCCGGCGCGTCTTCCATCGCGGGCGGGTTCGGCTCGGTGGCCATGGGCTTCACCAACGTCGCGGGCGGCCAGGGCTCGGTCGCCATCGGCTACCGGGTGGCGGCGAATGAGGACTATTCGATGGCGCTGGGGCACCGGGTGACGACGGCGACGCACACCGGCTCGTTCATCTGGGGTGACCAGTCGACCAACACCGTCTCCGCCAGCACCGCCAACAACCAGTTCATGGTGCGCGCCGCGGGCGGCGTGCGGCTGAGGACGAACAGCGCCCTCACCACGGGGTGCGACCTGCCGGCGGGCTCGGGCGTGTTCACCTGCACGTCGGACCGGGAGACGAAGGAGGACTTCCGCCGCATCGACGGCGAGGAGGTGCTGGCGAAGGTGGCGCGGCTGCCCGTCGAGAGCTGGCGCTACAGGGAGGAAGGCACCGGCGTGCGCCACCTGGGCCCCGTCGCCCAGGACTTCCGCGCGGCGTTCGGACTGGGGACCGATGACAAGAGCATCGGCCTGCTCGACATCGACGGCGTCAACATGGTCGCCATCCAGGCCCTGGAGCGGCGCACCCAGGAGCTGCGCGCGAAGAGCGCCGAGGTGGACGCACTGAGGGCCGAGCTCGCGGAGCTCAAGCGCGGCCTGTCCCGGCTGGAGGCCGCGGTCGAGCGCCGAAACATCCAGAGGTAATTGGATTGCATCCGTGTCGCGTCTTCCACTGTTCCACGGCAACCCGAGGTGAGCACCGGTCAACATCGCGCGGCGCGCAAAGCCAAACCACGGCTTTGCCTGATAGACAGGCAAAGCGCGCACGCGCACGTCCCCTGACTGGAGGCACTCCTTGCGACACCTCTTCTCTGTCTCTTCTTCACTTCCCGCGCTGATGGCGGGGCTGCTGCTGACCGCCTGCGGTGGGCCCGAGGGCCCCGCCGCCGAGGAGCTGGGGGAAGGCACGGGCGAACAGGCTGCGGCGCTGACGAGCCCCTCCGCTTCGATTTCGTGCGCCCGCACGTCCGGAATCGACATCAGCTGCACGGCCAATGCCTCGGGCGGTAGCGCGCCCTACGACCCGCAGTGGCAGAATCGCCGCCTCATGATGGGCCGGATCTACGTCGAGGGCTACGACTCGGGCGGCTACACCCGCGTCGTCGACTGCCTCACGCCGGAGCCGGGTGGCACCACGTTCTCGCTGACCATCCGGTTCAGGGTGTTCGACGCGAACGGCGCCGTCTCCAATGAAGCGCAGGCTGGCCCCTTCGAGTGCGCCTTCTGATGAGGCGCTGCCACGCCAGGTAGCCGCTGCATCGCGCCGCCTCTCCATACGCGGGGCGGCGCGGGTCTTCAGCCCGCCTTCGCCAGGGGCATCGGCATGGCGGGTGCTTCGTCCCAGCCCAGGTGCAGCCGCAGGTCGCCGTGCCCGCAGCACGTGCAGCGGTTCCGGGCGTGAAGGCCCAGCCGGTGAAGCAGCGCCCGTGCATTCTCGCGCCACAGGGACGGGCCGGCGAACAGGCCCGGCGTCACCCACCATGCGTTGAGCGACAGCGAGTCCTCCAGCGAGGACACGTCGTGCCACCAGCCGGGCGGCAGCAGCAGCACCTCTCCGGGATTGATGACGGCCTCGTAGCCCTGAGCATGTGCCGCCTCGGGGTGCCGGGCGAGGTCCGGCCGGGCGACCCGCACCTCGCTGAAGACGGTGGTCCACTCGAAGACGTCCGACGGGTAGAGCCGGGCCGAGTCCTCGGGCGGAAAGAGGATGAAGCGCTTGCGGCCACGCAGCACCGCGTGGAGGTTGATGGCGTCGATGTCGTAGTGCAGCGGCGTGTGCGCGCCCTTGCGGCCCATCCACAGCCCCGTCTTCGGCAGCCCCATGCCCGAGGGGAACAGGGGACGGAAGTCGAAGTCCTCGCGCAGCCTGTTGGAGCCGCCGAGCACGGAGGCGTCATAGGCGAAGTACAGGTCGGGCCCGCCGTCGGCCAGCGGGCCTCGGCCCTCCAGCCCGTCCACGTACGTCCCCAGCGTGGCCTTCAGGGCGTTGCGCCGGGTGAAGCGGTGCAGCCACACCTCCTGCTCGCCGCACACGTCGCGGAAGTACGCGGGCGTCCACTTGCGCAGCGCGGGCCAGTCGGAAATGGCGCGTGTGAGGATGACGGGCGTGGTGCGCTTCGCGAGCGCTTCGGGCGACAGCCGCGCCACGCGCTCCACCTGCGTCCAGGGCTTCATCCCGGTGCTCGGCTTGCGGACTGACACCGCGTCCATGGCGTGTCCCTGCACATCGAGCGGCTTCACCCCGGTGCTCAGCTTGTGGATGGACGCTGCGTCCATGGCGTGTCCCCGCGAATCCGAGGGCTTCATCCCATCACCTCCCGCGCCGCCACCGGCGCACCGAGCCTCCGCTTCGCCCACGCGGTGAGCCCCACCGCGCTCAGCGCCGTGAGCCCCACCGT
This DNA window, taken from Pyxidicoccus xibeiensis, encodes the following:
- a CDS encoding cupin-like domain-containing protein; this translates as MKPSDSRGHAMDAASIHKLSTGVKPLDVQGHAMDAVSVRKPSTGMKPWTQVERVARLSPEALAKRTTPVILTRAISDWPALRKWTPAYFRDVCGEQEVWLHRFTRRNALKATLGTYVDGLEGRGPLADGGPDLYFAYDASVLGGSNRLREDFDFRPLFPSGMGLPKTGLWMGRKGAHTPLHYDIDAINLHAVLRGRKRFILFPPEDSARLYPSDVFEWTTVFSEVRVARPDLARHPEAAHAQGYEAVINPGEVLLLPPGWWHDVSSLEDSLSLNAWWVTPGLFAGPSLWRENARALLHRLGLHARNRCTCCGHGDLRLHLGWDEAPAMPMPLAKAG
- a CDS encoding tail fiber domain-containing protein, with product MKTATVLAALGCIAVSAGGCGGDSQTLGAGTGLELEDGILSVAYGDGPGKAVEGNDPRLTDARPPLPGSGGYIQNGTEPQDASFSLAGTGSTNGRLTTKASLLVDAATAIDDSTALLRVQNTAPLGGTEWLKQPLFIVDSAGGLLARGELGFGKIPMTGKGLRLMWHPFKAAFRAGSAEDQWDEANVGFYSWAGGNQTTASAFGSFAFGDQCSTSGTAAACFGSSNQASGTASFTSGASSIAGGFGSVAMGFTNVAGGQGSVAIGYRVAANEDYSMALGHRVTTATHTGSFIWGDQSTNTVSASTANNQFMVRAAGGVRLRTNSALTTGCDLPAGSGVFTCTSDRETKEDFRRIDGEEVLAKVARLPVESWRYREEGTGVRHLGPVAQDFRAAFGLGTDDKSIGLLDIDGVNMVAIQALERRTQELRAKSAEVDALRAELAELKRGLSRLEAAVERRNIQR
- a CDS encoding transglycosylase SLT domain-containing protein, with amino-acid sequence MDGLRAGAVVFLTCAGVLWAGPTWAQESVEEGPGEVLSEEQLEALLDTPAAQPSAGAESAEVFGPEQLTPYFADGTLAKAKWEFDRGRYKKARALLAQGTATPQVRFLLAQAALRMGDFAVAAEEFAALSGDYPALRDHCLLRAAHANERLRRLELAAEQYRAVSPGSPLYPEARFSLSKVLQRKRDISGALAALQELIDSRQSRGPDALRMKALLAICDLARAQGQYNAEHRALLEVWATSPLSREAQRAAQRLKGLPLPIKWRVRRAEALVELHRNHAGMELLNGVLPHVSMPDELACRAHLTYGRALRKERQHRRAIQVLAPMVEQCTSPEQRPLALYVLGYSQSVVDPKAAIQTYATLARDYPEHGYADDALFFEAWFLQRTGQPDVAMARYEETAKRYPAGNFASEALFRAFWLHVRKDERDAALTALKAVESLPAAARTDEALWRARYWTARMQETGPNANAALDGYEHIAVERPAAWYGMLARSRLALLAPERMARLRVTLGAVAGVSAGAASVASAGTGGSGKAGVASASTGGAGAVGSTAVASIGSGGPGGKAGVASASTGGAGAVGVVAAASAASASTGGAGGAGGIAAASGGPGSAGVAGGMSAPGLASVGTGGSGAAGGGSGGVSAPGLASAGTSGSGSGGLGASSTPGLVYVGTGGSAGGTSTGTGRPDSAVGVAAAGTGRPVTRGAVERAVAVEPGEPVEPAEIWPLAPGPLQADARFVAGVELLRLGLPGSVEELLAVDTRALPESSARLLYQTVQRTGRRRAARQVARSSLRQEVHGPLSAASRPIWEATWPRAYRNLIERYGRASRVDPDLLQGLIREESRFNPRARSATGALGLAQLMPATARQVADSLEVPLAGESTLLQPAQNVRLGAAYLGQLLKQFGGNTAYAVAAYNAGPRAVERWRQALPQAELDEWVEHIAFEETRDYVKKVLGSYSAYKLLYGNEPALLRELRRPDGVGVR